Part of the Polaribacter sp. Hel1_33_78 genome is shown below.
AAACGTTATTTTGAATAAATCACGAAATTTATTGCTCTTGAAATAATTTTAAAAGAAACTTTACCAGTTCCAATTAATTCCCCATCTGCTTGAATATAAGGTTTTGAAGTTTGCGGAATTACAGTTATTAATTTGGTTTTATAGGTTTCTACTTTTTTATGATGCACAATATTTCCGTTATATAATTTTTTAATATTAACAAGTAAATCAAAAATATTTAAATTTTTAGCAATGGTTATATCAAACAAACCATCAGCAGTATTTACATCTTTCGTAAATTGCATTCCACCTCCAGAAAATTTACAAATTCCAATCAAAGCCATTAAACAATTAGTTTCTATTGATTTATTATTAAAAGTAATTTTAAATACAGTTTTTTTATAAAAAAATAAACCCGCCAATCCGCTTAATAAATAAGCAATAGAGCCAAAATGTTTTAGTTTTTTTAGTTTATGAACAATATATCCGTCATAACCTAAACCCCCAACATTATTAAAGTAAGTTTTACTTTTATTTTTGGTTTTTATAACACCAATATCTTGTAGAATTGTTTTCTTATGATGTATGATTTCTATCGCTTTCTCTACATCGTTAGGTATGTTATACGTTTTAATCCAATCGTTTCCAGTTCCTAAAGGAATCACTCCAATAGTTATATCAGAAGTTTTTACGTATCTTTGCAGCATTATTCCGTTAACTACATGATGTAGCGTTCCATCTCCACCAACTGAAATAATATTTCTAAAACCTTGTTGAATAGCGTTTTGTGCCAATTCAATTTCGTGTTTAGAAAACTGTGTAAAAGCAAAAGAATAGTCTATATTCTTGTTGTTAAGTAATTGCTGAATTTCCTTCCACTGTATAGAAAATTTCCGATTTCCTGCAATAGGGTTCGCAATGATAAACCAAGGATTAGACATAAATAATAATTTTAAAAAAGCCAAAATACAATAATAGATTGATAACTGTTTTTTAATATATAATCACAGTAAATAATTGTATTTTAGTAACACATAATAAGAAGTAAGAATTAATGACAAAAAAGAATAAAAGAATATTTAAAAAGAAAGGTAATGTCGTAAAAGACTTAACCAGAAATATATTTAAAGTTTTAAATGAAGACAGCGAAAAGTTTTACAACCATAAACAAATTGCTGCAAAATTAAAAATTTCTGATACTGATGGGAAAAATCAGATAATCAAGAAATTAGCAGAATTAACCGCTACAAAGCAAATAAAAGAAGTAGAAAGAGGTAAATTTCAAGTAAACGTGGATAGAAAATATTCTATTGGTACACTAGATGTAACCTCAAATGGCAATGGGTATTTTGTTACAGATGATTATGAAGACGATATTTTTATCCCAAATATTAATCTTGGAAAGGGTTTACATCAAGATACAGTGAAAGCATTTGTCTATAAAAGGCGAAGTGGAAAGAAATTAGAAGGTGAGGTTGTTGAAATTTTAGAACGTGCAAAAACTGAATTTGTAGGCGTTTTACAAAAGAATAAAAATAAAAATTTTGGTTTTGTAATTCCAGACAATCATAAAATGTACGCGGATATTTTTATATCAGAAAATAAAATGAATGGCGCAGAAGATGGTGATAAAGTACAAGCAACAATTTCTGATTGGCCTAAGAATTCTAAAAATCCGTTTGGTAAAATAACAAAAGTCTTAGGAAAACCTGGTGATCACAATACAGAAATGCATTCTATTTTGTTGGAATATGATTTACCTTTTGAATTTGAATCTGAAGTAGAAAAAGAAGCAGAAAATTTATCGATAGAAATTACAAAACAAGAGATTTCTAAACGTAGAGACATGCGTAAAGATTTAACCTTTACAATAGATCCTAAAGATGCAAAAGATTTTGATGATGCATTGTCATTTACAAAATTAGAAAATGGCAATTATGAAATAGGAATTCATATTGCAGATGTTTCGCATTATTTAGAATCTAAAACTATTTTAGATGATGAGGCTTATAAAAGAGCAACATCTGTTTATTTAGTGGATAGAGTGGTACCTATGTTGCCAGAAATGTTAAGTAACGGGGTTTGTTCTTTAAGACCAAATGAAGAAAAATTAACTTTTTCTGC
Proteins encoded:
- a CDS encoding diacylglycerol kinase family protein — protein: MSNPWFIIANPIAGNRKFSIQWKEIQQLLNNKNIDYSFAFTQFSKHEIELAQNAIQQGFRNIISVGGDGTLHHVVNGIMLQRYVKTSDITIGVIPLGTGNDWIKTYNIPNDVEKAIEIIHHKKTILQDIGVIKTKNKSKTYFNNVGGLGYDGYIVHKLKKLKHFGSIAYLLSGLAGLFFYKKTVFKITFNNKSIETNCLMALIGICKFSGGGMQFTKDVNTADGLFDITIAKNLNIFDLLVNIKKLYNGNIVHHKKVETYKTKLITVIPQTSKPYIQADGELIGTGKVSFKIISRAINFVIYSK